GCcaaaaaatatgtcactttTGCAATGAAGTGCAATTCAGTCGGTAAAATGTAATTCACTTTTGAGGATATTGATTTTTGTGTTATTCAAAATGATTATGTTAAGAAATGAAGTGTGTTGAAGATTATATTAAAAAGCTTAAAATGCAATCAGACATAATAATTTATGTAACATATCATCATAGTGAGAGAGTTATCCAGAAATCTCTTATGTTTTCATTAAGGCCCAAATGATAATCTCAATAATTTATATACCTTTTATATGGGCATACAAAGCCCAACCcacttataaattataataatatgtgGCAAATGTTGAAATTTCTCTATCTTTTGCTTCAAAAAAAATCTCTATTTTCTATACTtagaattttgattttaatcAGTACACAAtaacagtatatatatatgtaaatgaaATCATTTCTTGATTAACAAACCAGAAAATTTCatatgtttaatgatattacaATTTATTTGCATCAAATATACTGTTAACAaggaaaaaatgaataaataatagaaaatgataTATGTGATGCGAGGCAATAAAGAAAAATTCTGTCGATTTCATCTATTTGGTCAACTCTAATAAGTTAGAATTAATAATTAGAAGTATGGATTCCTGCATTATGTGTCACGCCACAATCTATACGTGTCAGCTTGATTTCTCAAAGTAGTAAAGGAGATCAATATAGCAAGATTTTAATCAATTTGGATCTAACgtgtaagaaataaaataatgtaaataGGCAATATGCacaatttaaaaatagaattaaaaaagaaaaagacatGTGGGAGAGAGCCCACGTCCCACTTTAAAAATTAAAGATTTCGCCCTCTTTTTTCTcaataaataaatctatatttcCACTTTctcctcattaaaaaaaaaactcactttctctctctcatccattttcttttattttgattaGGTGAAAGTCAAACTTTGAGTTAGGTGCACTATCTATAACACCATCATATGAAATTAGAGGTAACAAATAACCATTCTCCTATTGTAAAAAAAAGTcttagttataattaattatgaaattaaattttagttataagtatcaaaatatataaaatataactgttttttcatgtataaaaatattaattcacccttaataaaaagtaactacttaaaaaaattacaaacttTATTATCACTGCATGAAAATAATTAAGATTCGTTTGTCCATTCGTGTAAACAAAATGTTACACAAATAcacgaaaaatataaaaatacattttatttttgcaagtttttttgtgaaagttttgtgatttacatgcatataaaatggtaTTGTAATAATAATgactaattttatatattattctaaatatactacgattattttgaaattttacttAATATGCAATGTCTTTCCACATTCACTGAatgaatattatttatattagaaaaagaaaaacatatatGGGAACAAATTAAACTAGGAAGCTGACTTAGGAGATGACGTATAGAAGCCAATATTTTATACAGTGTTGAAGAATAGTGGGTAGCCTTAGCTGGCTGAAGATTTGCATAAAATATCGTTTTATGTGTTGATCTGCAATCACATGCATTTCTTTTTTGTTCACATGTGCacctttaatttaatttatccctTGAATTACGAGTTGGGATAATCTTTTTGTTTGCTGCGACAGTAATACAAAACACacaattctttttaattaaattagcttgaaaatattatattgatgTGAGTGATTATGTATATTATCTGTGGTATACGTAATACAAATCATAATTATAACTAtgattaactttatataatcttaatatatCATACCAATCTATTAActtttacatatattttaatatattctaTCAAATATGATATTTACATGCCATATAGTAAAAGACATCACAATCAGATATATCACACCTTATTTCATACCGAGTATCAAATGAGCCCCAATTGGACTAGACATATAAggcgcatatatatatatatagagagagagagaagaaaggaTTTAGGGAACATGTTATCTTttgtgagaaatgaaaatgaatttggaacattaaatatttaaattttatgactgttgataatatttttaaattaatcgGGCGAAATGGagattaacaaataaattaataaaatctacaaataaatcaatgtaaCAAGCGATATAGATCGATTTGATTAGAGTGCTTTCCTTTATCACATTTTGTCTACTTTATTCATCAcaagaatataataaaggttcCGATAAGAAAACATTGATGAAAGTCTAGTGCTTAACTGAATTATGTCATacaattttttatatgtatttaaCTAGTTGGTTATTGATATAATtgataacaataataattatagattCAGATTGTTAATTTTAATCAAGCAATAAGTTTGACTTTGATGCTTCTTTAGAATCATCTTCCCTTTTTAggttaaaatatattttagtttctTGAGTTATTTCTGAGCTGAAAATGGAGAGACATTTCATGGGCTTTGGCTgtagaattatatatatatatatatattccattttTTTCCATCCCATTTTCTTTGATATATAATTCATCTTGattttattaaatgaattgAAGGGTAAAATTTTGTATTCGTCTTGCACATTTTTAGTAGAGTTTATGAATCTTATCTTAAACATGGGATTGAAATCCAAGATTAATTTTTTAGAGGTTAATTTCAAgtaatttttcttaattaattagtgtttcttctttttcttgaaaTACATGATGTGTGGGGGTGGAAGAAGCTTCACGTTTTGCAAGAAAAGTTCAAATGAGAGATAAAATAATGTATTGTAATGCTGTGCAAGCATGAGACAAGATGTagttttctaatattttttaaattgcacaattaaaaactaaaaatattataaagaaaaggaaaaacagTCCCCTTTATTTGATTGTGCAATCTAACGTGCTTTTCTTTAATGTATTTATTAAAGACTCGATTTTTATAATGCAATTAGTTGTGCCCTCCAAGAAGCCACCAGAAACAAAAGATTAAATTAATCCCCTTGAAATGATTCCCACAATAAAATAATGATGTTTTTATATTCCAAAATGTGTAATGCTAAATTTAATATTGTATTGACCACTTGGATGCCCATATTTCTCGCTTGGTAACATTGATAACTACAATAATGTTATCTTAATGCACATGAGAAACTTACAAATACAATTCAATATTTTCAAAAGATTATTCAATTACCCTTTCACCCTCTTTTATAGCTACTGCAGGGCGGCATTTTGATGTATTTAATATTCAAATTTGCATAGTATTATAATTGTCACTGATTCacattagaaaaataaaacaaattttTATTATGATTGTCATTCAAGTTTCTGAATCTAGACTCCACCTAATTCTTGCTTAAGATGCCATTTTCATTAGTTATATTGAAAGAGTTGTAGTTGGAGATTTTTGTGTACAATTTTTGATTTGAAGTTTGTTCTTGATTTGGTAGCTCAATTAAGAAGTGCAGCAATGGAGTGGCGATTGCCAAACAAGAGCTTTGCTCAACCTCAGCTCTTGTCCTTCCATGGCTCTCATGGAGAGAAGGCGAAGACCGGCTTCGACTCCCTCGCCTCAGCCGGTCTGGTGACGATAACCACCACGGAAATTGACACGGATCGGAGTTCTTACTCGGCCGTTATGCAGGTTAGTTTGGGCTTTCTTATGTGGATTCTGTTTCAATGGGAACTTGATGAGTCGATCCATTTTTTTTACTGCTGATATATATCGGGAGTTACTCCACATATTGCTTGACGTAGAACATATAGTGGACTTGTTTGTGTTGTTTTGTTGACTTTTTTCCATTGCTCGATAGATAATTTGATAAGCCAATGATTTTTTTCCGTGTTTTAGGGTATGGTTTGAATactcaactttaaaataaatttgatttatgtTTCACCTTACAGAATTTGGCGACGGAATAATGATATACTTTGTTAAAATTTGCACTATTCAATACAAAATCGCATAGAAAACTCTGAGAATTTGGCATGTGACTCATCATTTCGTCGCCGGATTTTGTATGTCTAGACTAAAATCAATCTTTTTCCAACGTTGGGTTTTTATAAGTGAAATTAAACATAGGTTTCTTATCTTAGGCTAAAGTTTTATCTCAATTTGGTTACCTAGAAAAACATTGATCAAGGAGGAGTTCGGTACACGGTCACAACCTATCCCGCCGATCCAAGGAGTGCGACGGCCTTGCCGGCAATGGGCGCCTCCGTTCACCAATCCTTTGTGCCCCTTAGCCCGCAGCCGATTTCCGCCATTCCAATGGTGAATCCCATCCCAGCTATGTCTTTGAGCAGCCCCGTTGTCGGGACTACGGACTTAAGGtattgggctaaaataaaaactcattttaaaatataaactagtaaccattttcagctcttaaATCATGAAGATATATGGTGGATTCATCACTTAATTTGTTGAATATATTCATGGGCCTAATTTCAAATCCTagcaaattcatatttttttcacAGTAAATTCATACATATTCAACATAGAATTCATGGGTTTGTTTATGTAGGAATTCTTCCAAGAGCTCAGGGACTCCGGCTCAACTAACGATATTCTACAACGGCTCCGTTTGTGTATACGACAACGTTTCTGCGGATAAGGTACATCACATCATCTTCTAGCTGCAAGAATGTGTGCTTAttttatacttcatccgtctcacaaaaaacACGAACATTTGtaatggcacgagttttaagaaaagttacatatataaaagtGTATTCTGAGTTGAAAGATGTCTCACTTTATGAAAAGTAGTGATAAAAAGTAAGGGATTGTGGTGGGATAGCgtacaaaataaaaatgtatatgtttttgtgagacgatctaaaatgacaaaatgttcatgtttttatgagacggaGAGTTACTTACTTCAATCTTGATATATGAATTTGAATGTATAGGCTCAGGCTATTATGTTACTGGCCGGAAACGGCCCCCCGGTGGCTTCTAGTGCACCGGTCCCTGCAGCCCCCGTTCAAGCCTCCGCGCCTAGGCCTTCTATCCTCGAGAGTTATGTGGTGAACCACCCTTATGGTGGTGGTGCATCGCACCGGTTGAGCCCTGCAGCCAAGGCCACCGGTGGCGTTTCTCAGTCGATGGGGTGGGCCGGCGCTATCAGCGAAATGAATGCTTCGAAGCAAGGCGGCGTTCTTGTCTCGTCTAGCAAAGTTGAGCCGTTGAGAGTAGTTAGCTCGCCTGCACCCGTTTCTGCAAGCTTCTCTCCATCAAGTATTCCTCTGTTCCTCTATACTGatcatcttctctctcttcctctctctctctctaatatgtTTGAGTTTGTATTGTGATCAGGCTCTGTACCTCAGTTTAGGAGGAAATCTTTGGCTCGGTTT
The genomic region above belongs to Salvia miltiorrhiza cultivar Shanhuang (shh) chromosome 5, IMPLAD_Smil_shh, whole genome shotgun sequence and contains:
- the LOC131026544 gene encoding protein TIFY 6B-like, yielding MEWRLPNKSFAQPQLLSFHGSHGEKAKTGFDSLASAGLVTITTTEIDTDRSSYSAVMQKNIDQGGVRYTVTTYPADPRSATALPAMGASVHQSFVPLSPQPISAIPMVNPIPAMSLSSPVVGTTDLRNSSKSSGTPAQLTIFYNGSVCVYDNVSADKAQAIMLLAGNGPPVASSAPVPAAPVQASAPRPSILESYVVNHPYGGGASHRLSPAAKATGGVSQSMGWAGAISEMNASKQGGVLVSSSKVEPLRVVSSPAPVSASFSPSSSVPQFRRKSLARFLEKRKERVITAAPYAANEAPECNSSGSCSVPAVI